The region AGGGTCCGCACCAATCGGCATAAAAATCTATCAAAGCAGGAATCTTACCTTCGAATTTCCAATCTTTATTTTGTTCGTAATTAAATACTTTTTCTAAAAATGTTTCTTTTGTTAAATGTTCTGGCATTTCTTTCCTATTATTTTTTACGGTAGTAAGATGCAGATTGGAACGAAAGGATTCAAAAATTTTTTACCGAGAAATTGTTTGCAATTGTCAACAGTTCTTGCTAAAATTTCACCAGTATTTTCATAATAGGATGAATGATGAAATATCAAAATATTTTATTTTTTTCGTTTTCGATTTTTTATTTGATTGGTTGTTTGTCAATCAAAAAGTCTGGGAATATCACTGAAAAAGTGGAGAAAATTCATTTTAAAATTCTTACGCTCGACACGCATGTCGATACACCTTTGAGATTTACAAATTCGGATTTCGATTTGAGCATTTGGCATAATTCAATGGAGGACGGAAGCAAATTAGACTTTCCTCGAATGAAGGAAGGTGGATTGGATGCAGCTTTCTTCGCCGCATTTGTAGGTCAAGGTCCAAGAACTTCAGAAGGAAATGCCAAAGCGAAAGAATCCATTTTGCGAACAATTGATTCA is a window of Ignavibacteria bacterium DNA encoding:
- a CDS encoding thiol reductase thioredoxin, with the translated sequence MPEHLTKETFLEKVFNYEQNKDWKFEGKIPALIDFYADWCGP